From Rutidosis leptorrhynchoides isolate AG116_Rl617_1_P2 chromosome 3, CSIRO_AGI_Rlap_v1, whole genome shotgun sequence, a single genomic window includes:
- the LOC139902483 gene encoding disease resistance protein At4g27190-like: MAIIAQITFELANLNQDKNPMFDVEKILKDTENARKRIINGEKILIILYDVWEELNLDELCIPFGINHTNCKILLASRSKDVCEKMNAQSKISVNSLPLEEAWILFKHIVGDKLETDTHLSSVAYDIAKECGGLPLVIDVIGKTLKNKDVNEWKATLSQLQKNALKNKDVDATIETVYNRLKLSYDYLKNEAQWCFLQCSVFPEDYNILVEDLVLYRVGLEKSKEVESIEEIRSTVQNAVNILKSCGLLLDINSKFYIRMHDVCCDMALLIANEGSTNHFLAMAREGLTEWSPRNNIQQSYTGISLMHNRIRKLPKYHISFPHLEAVYLQQNVLPSISTEFIEGIKNARVLDLAYNEISSLPQSLARLSQLRMLNLEGNRSICEITTIGELKGLEILILNSIDIEEVPECIGQLVNLRRLEVVDCERLSYIPPDVISKLGRLEELSIHFKNHCKEVHECLAAVNCLSKLTCLELLVPILYEFSEGFNFNKLKGFAIRFIYTGLHHLDANYTTWIAMDLHLTFQHICNSERYLALNMEDNVFPILQIQKVIESVYIFRSFLFDIRSLLMEHKKQSQNTVNSYDHSDSKNELYSDSDDENFLKDLDVYLKQLNNRNTQYCSQSKESLSDKIWTLEGQNKKLQQENDQLNSTFF; the protein is encoded by the exons ATGGCAATCATAGCCCAAATTACATTTGAATTGGCAAATTTGAACCAAGACAAAAATCCAATG TTTGATGTTGAAAAGATCCTAAAGGATACTGAAAATGCAAGAAAGAGAATTATAAATGGTGAGAAGATTCTAATCATATTATATGATGTGTGGGAGGAATTAAATTTAGATGAACTGTGTATTCCATTTGGTATTAATCACACGAATTGCAAAATTTTATTGGCCTCTAGAAGCAAAGATGTGTGTGAAAAAATGAATGCTCAGAGTAAAATTAGTGTGAACTCTTTGCCATTAGAAGAAGCATGGATtcttttcaaacatattgttggtgACAAACTGGAGACCGACACCCATTTGAGTTCAGTTGCATACGATATTGCTAAAGAATGCGGGGGATTGCCACTCGTTATTGACGTGATTGGAAAAACTTTGAAAAACAAAGATGTCAATGAATGGAAGGCAACATTATCTCAGCTACAGAAAAATGCTTTGAAAAACAAAGATGTCGATGCAACAATTGAGACGGTATATAACCGTTTGAAGCTAAGCTATGATTATCTTAAAAATGAAGCCCAATGGTGCTTCTTACAGTGTAGTGTTTTCCCGGAAGACTATAATATCTTGGTAGAAGACTTGGTACTTTACAGGGTAGGTTTGGAAAAGTCTAAGGAGGTTGAAAGCATAGAGGAAATAAGAAGCACTGTTCAAAATGCAGTGAATATCCTCAAGTCTTGTGGTTTGTTGTTGGATATTAATTCTAAATTTTACATCAGAATGCATGATGTTTGCTGTGATATGGCATTATTAATTGCAAATGAAGGTAGTACAAATCATTTTCTGGCGATGGCTAGGGAAGGTTTGACAGAATGGTCGCCAAGAAACAACATCCAACAAAGTTACACAGGGATCTCCCTGATGCACAATAGAATACGTAAGCTTCCTAAATATCATATTAGCTTCCCACACCTTGAAGCAGTCTATTTGCAACAAAATGTTTTGCCATCGATTTCTACAGAATTTATTGAAGGAATAAAAAACGCTAGAGTTTTAGATTTGGCCTATAATGAGATCTCATCCCTCCCACAGTCATTAGCTAGGCTCTCACAACTTCGCATGCTCAATCTTGAGGGAAATAGATCTATATGTGAAATTACTACAATAGGTGAGTTGAAAGGCCTTGAGATTTTAATTCTCAATTCTATCGATATCGAAGAAGTTCCTGAATGTATTGGTCAATTGGTTAACTTAAGGCGGCTCGAAGTTGTAGATTGTGAAAGGCTATCTTATATACCACCAGATGTCATTTCGAAGCTCGGAAGATTGGAAGAGTTAAGCATTCACTTCAAGAACCATTGCAAAGAAGTTCACGAGTGTCTTGCTGCGGTGAACTGTTTGTCGAAGCTCACATGTTTGGAATTACTAGTGCCAATTCTTTATGAATTTTCTGAAGGTTTTAATTTTAATAAACTCAAAGGATTCGCAATTCGATTCATATATACTGGTTTGCATCATCTAGATGCCAACTATACGACCTGGATAGCAATGGACTTACATCTTACTTTCCAACACATTTGTAATTCAGAACGTTATCTTGCTTTGAACATGGAGGATAATGTGTTTCCAATCTTACAGATTCAAAAGGTAATTGAG TCCGTGTATATTTTCAGATCATTCCTATTCGACATCCGATCATTATTAATGGAACACAAGAAGCAATCTCAAAACACCGTGAATTCTTATGATCACTCAGATTCAAAGAACGAGCTTTATAGTGACAGTGATGATGAGAATTTTCTTAAAGACTTGGATGTGTACTTAAAGCAACTCAACAACCGGAACACTCAATACTGTTCACAATCCAAAGAGTCATTGTCTGACAAAATTTGGACGCTTGAAGGACAAAATAAGAAGCTACAACAAGAAAATGATCAGCTCAACTCAACATTCTTTTAG